One window of the Triticum dicoccoides isolate Atlit2015 ecotype Zavitan chromosome 3B, WEW_v2.0, whole genome shotgun sequence genome contains the following:
- the LOC119280039 gene encoding UV-stimulated scaffold protein A homolog — MPRASGRPPSSEQGPTASPSTPPADSSIAALIDRATSTTAPSVDPALLRAIKSSARASDGAVRDAFRFLLSLMAKPHSHVRKPLPPDLQFPRPRAAREARTQEILTAKVEQLRSTIGSIKAEIRSTIEEIRNGLGIIRAEYEKFERYADEEEEEEIASMAMRSIRTASLMAGQWVPETQENEAVFDALREAYRLLISKHFSTIQDWISVLVRVNLADNRFRDSALKEFIDVKNEIRAVRGQCNELGLDLDNVRRKKDVQEEDEEDWVEGKIEVPSPPRVDSTVDVAGSNKDNRKGKRMVNGGNGDLPNGGNRSQEMDPERKKLLTEAPLVSWSSVLDRWGSNMDAHVNQRGLELESHWGRMDNDAVIPAAKIAELNVHHSIYKEEPVEILPCHAPLKKGGLCQRRDLKICPFHGLIIPRNASGNPIGKIGGSSDAGGDPLEQKVDIREAGGNPIKTNGGSDTESTQEGQEPSTSMMRSINNDTSDIDGAHDLSKITMDQLAMQAIKNVRKRDMDNKARERAQRARIRQHNEDVLRQAAIASTPHSAAAYDQPSGTLGRRGRRRGKTKEPTLSSMLKKKVTAKDRIAGRLLNGRARDATIREASNTEDMTYREAFPNQWQ; from the exons ATGCCGCGTGCTTCCGGCCGTCCGCCGTCGTCGGAGCAGGGCCCGACCGCCTCCCCCTCCACCCCGCCGGCGGATTCCTCCATCGCGGCCCTCATCGACCGCGCCACCTCCACCACGGCCCCCTCCGTCGACCCCGCACTCCTCCGCGCCATCAAGTCCTCCGCGCGCGCCTCCGATGGCGCCGTCCGCGACGCCTTCCGCTTCCTCCTCTCCCTCATGGCCAAGCCCCACTCCCACGTGCGTAAGCCCCTCCCCCCGGATCTCCAGTTCCCCCGCCCC CGTGCCGCGCGGGAGGCACGCACGCAGGAGATCTTGACTGCCAAGGTCGAACAGTTGCGGTCCACGATTGGATCCATAAAGGCTGAAATCCGGTCCACCATCGAAGAGATCCGCAACGGGCTGGGCATCATCCGGGCTGAGTATGAGAAATTCGAGCGTTAtgcagatgaggaagaggaggaggagattgCTTCAATGGCAATGCGGAGTATCAGGACAGCATCATTGATGGCTGGGCAGTGGGTGCCTGAAACTCAGGAAAACGAGGCAGTTTTTGATGCGTTGAGGGAGGCGTACCGGCTCCTTATATCGAAGCATTTCAGCACCATTCAGGATTGGATATCTGTGCTTGTTAGGGTCAATCTTGCAGATAATCGGTTCAGAGATTCTGCATTGAAGGAATTCATTGATGTTAAGAATGAAATACGTGCTGTAAGAGGCCAGTGCAATGAGCTTGGTCTCGATCTTGATAATGTTCGTAGGAAGAAGGATGTtcaggaggaagatgaagaggattGGGTGGAGGGAAAGATTGAAGTTCCTAGTCCTCCTAGAGTTGATAGCACTGTAGATGTTGCAGGTTCCAACAAGGACAATAGGAAGGGAAAGAGGATGGTGAATGGAGGTAATGGTGACTTGCCAAATGGCGGTAATAGATCTCAGGAGATGGATCCAGAGAGAAAAAAGCTCCTTACTGAAGCCCCTTTGGTATCATGGAGCTCTGTCTTGGACCGGTGGGGTTCAAATATGGATGCACATGTAAACCAGAGGGGGCTTGAGCTCGAGAGCCATTGGGGGAGGATGGATAATGATGCTGTTATACCTGCTGCAAAGATTGCAGAGTTAAATGTTCACCATTCTATTTATAAAGAAGAGCCAGTTGAGATCCTACCATGTCATGCACCTCTGAAGAAAGGAGGTCTTTGCCAGAGAAGGGATCTCAAGATATGCCCTTTTCATGGGCTCATCATCCCACGTAATGCAAGTGGAAATCCAATTGGCAAAATTGGTGGCAGTTCTGATGCAGGAGGCGATCCGCTTGAGCAGAAAGTAGACATTCGTGAGGCAGGAGGAAATCCGATTAAGACAAATGGAGGCAGTGATACTGAAAGTACACAGGAGGGTCAGGAGCCCTCTACTTCAATGATGAGAAGCATAAATAATGACACAAGCGACATCGATGGAGCACATGACCTGAGTAAAATTACAATGGACCAGCTGGCAATGCAAGCAATTAAGAATGTTCGGAAAAGGGACATGGACAACAAAGCACGGGAAAGAGCCCAACGTGCGAGAATCCGCCAGCACAATGAAGATGTTCTGCGGCAAGCGGCTATTGCTTCAACGCCCCACTCAGCGGCAGCATATGACCAGCCTTCTGGAACATTGGGCCGACGTGGTCGACGTCGAGGTAAGACGAAGGAACCTACACTATCATCAATGCTGAAGAAGAAAGTTACTGCAAAAGATAGAATTGCAGGGAGGCTTCTAAATGGTCGTGCTAGGGACGCAACAATAAGAGAAGCTTCTAATACTGAGGATATGACCTACAGAGAAGCATTCCCAAATCAGTGGCAGTGA